The Anaerobacillus alkaliphilus genome has a window encoding:
- a CDS encoding glycoside hydrolase family 65 protein — protein sequence MTWTITRNDLTNIELLNIESLFSIGNGYLGVRGNFEEGYGDDMSSVRGTYINAFHDVTKITYGEKLYAFPETQQKLLNIIDSQTIYIYLGEGDDRELFSLFDGEILSYERMLHLDRGFTERKVHFLTPKGKEIKLLFRRFVSFAIKELFVIDIQIEPVNFTGKVELGSIINGDVANYTNPKDPRVSAGHAKRLTVEQVKQKDIYSYIEVKTMESNLSSSCLTSHHLNTDYKEKIHTREKSIEVVYTFDLCKPVQLTKYNVYTDTLRHENDLFQAGLKIHNGIIEENVISLMEQQKQYLDNFWSTADVQIHGDDHVQEGIRFNLYHLLQSAGRDQKSNIAAKGLSGEGYEGHYFWDTEIYLNPVFIMTHPEIAKNLLLYRYYILDGARARAREMGHSKGALFPWRTIAGTECSPFFPAGTAQYHISADIAYSFIQYYLATNDFDFLKKYGAELLIETARLWIDTGHYDQGAFKIDEVTGPDEYTCLVNNNYYTNVMAKHNLSWAFKAYDLLSKQSQDTFHELKQRLQVTNEEVLEWKKIADDMYLPYDEKLGINPQDDTFLHKAIWDFENTPREKYPLLLHYHPLTLYRYQVCKQADTVLAHFLLEDEQHFDTIQRSYDYYEKVTTHDSSLSYAVFSIMAAKIGYADKAYRYFIETARLDLDNTHGNTKDGLHMANMGGTWMAIVFGFAGLRLKEEGISLAPSLPVNWSGYEFNIKYIEQVIHIKIHVDQITLTLNKGDHVAVRVYDQIVKLSPNQSFHVPLLT from the coding sequence ATGACCTGGACTATCACTAGAAATGATTTAACAAACATTGAATTATTGAATATAGAAAGTTTATTTTCAATTGGAAATGGATACTTAGGTGTAAGAGGAAATTTTGAGGAGGGCTACGGAGATGACATGAGCTCTGTTCGGGGTACATATATTAATGCGTTTCATGATGTGACAAAAATTACATACGGGGAAAAATTATATGCATTCCCTGAGACTCAACAAAAGCTTTTAAATATTATTGACTCCCAAACTATTTATATTTATTTAGGTGAAGGTGATGACCGAGAACTCTTTTCTTTATTTGACGGAGAGATTTTATCTTATGAACGCATGCTTCATCTAGATAGAGGGTTTACCGAAAGAAAAGTACATTTTCTTACACCAAAAGGAAAAGAAATTAAACTTCTTTTTAGAAGATTTGTTTCCTTTGCTATTAAAGAATTATTTGTTATTGATATTCAAATTGAACCGGTTAACTTTACAGGAAAGGTTGAGCTGGGTTCTATTATTAATGGCGATGTAGCAAATTATACGAATCCTAAAGATCCTAGAGTATCTGCTGGACATGCAAAGCGACTTACTGTTGAACAGGTTAAACAAAAAGATATCTATAGCTATATTGAAGTAAAAACCATGGAGTCTAATTTAAGTTCATCTTGCCTTACTTCTCACCATTTAAATACAGACTACAAGGAAAAGATACATACTAGAGAAAAGTCTATAGAAGTAGTATATACCTTTGATTTATGCAAGCCTGTACAATTAACGAAATATAACGTGTACACTGATACTCTTCGGCATGAAAATGATCTTTTTCAAGCCGGACTGAAAATTCATAATGGGATAATTGAAGAAAATGTAATTTCCTTAATGGAACAACAAAAACAGTATCTAGATAATTTTTGGAGTACAGCTGATGTTCAAATTCATGGAGATGACCATGTTCAAGAAGGAATTCGCTTTAACCTTTATCATCTTTTACAGTCAGCTGGTAGGGATCAAAAGAGTAATATAGCTGCAAAAGGTTTGTCTGGTGAAGGATATGAAGGACATTATTTTTGGGATACTGAAATCTACCTAAATCCTGTATTTATTATGACCCATCCTGAGATTGCAAAAAATTTATTACTATATCGTTATTACATATTAGACGGGGCAAGAGCTCGTGCTAGAGAGATGGGACATTCAAAAGGAGCGCTTTTCCCGTGGAGAACAATAGCAGGCACAGAGTGCTCTCCGTTCTTTCCAGCAGGTACGGCACAATATCATATAAGTGCTGACATTGCTTACAGTTTTATTCAATATTATCTAGCCACAAATGATTTCGATTTTCTAAAAAAATACGGTGCAGAATTATTAATTGAAACCGCTCGTTTGTGGATCGATACAGGACACTATGATCAAGGAGCTTTCAAAATTGATGAGGTTACAGGACCTGATGAGTATACTTGCCTTGTTAATAATAACTACTATACAAACGTTATGGCAAAGCATAATCTTAGTTGGGCTTTTAAGGCCTATGATTTATTAAGTAAGCAGAGTCAAGATACCTTCCATGAACTTAAACAACGTTTACAAGTTACAAATGAAGAGGTTTTAGAATGGAAGAAGATTGCTGATGATATGTATCTCCCCTATGATGAAAAACTTGGAATTAATCCCCAGGACGATACATTTTTACATAAAGCAATCTGGGATTTTGAAAATACACCTAGGGAAAAGTACCCTCTGTTGTTACACTACCACCCTCTAACTCTTTATCGTTATCAAGTTTGTAAACAAGCTGATACTGTCCTTGCTCATTTCTTGTTAGAGGATGAGCAACATTTTGACACGATTCAAAGATCGTACGATTATTATGAGAAGGTTACAACGCATGACTCATCCCTTTCTTACGCAGTATTTAGTATTATGGCAGCAAAGATTGGTTACGCAGATAAAGCCTATAGGTATTTTATTGAAACAGCTCGTCTTGACCTAGACAATACACATGGTAATACGAAAGACGGACTTCATATGGCAAATATGGGAGGAACCTGGATGGCAATCGTATTTGGATTTGCTGGTTTGCGTCTAAAAGAAGAAGGCATTTCTCTTGCTCCGTCGCTTCCTGTAAATTGGTCAGGATACGAGTTCAATATAAAATACATTGAACAGGTTATACATATAAAAATTCACGTGGACCAAATCACCCTTACTCTTAACAAAGGAGACCATGTTGCTGTAAGAGTTTATGACCAAATAGTAAAGTTAAGCCCAAATCAATCATTTCATGTACCACTTCTTACCTAA
- a CDS encoding sulfurtransferase TusA family protein — MRKIQQQVKVDYVYDAGPASCGELIMNIFLKMKGLHKGEIMEVISYDLGAVEDVPAWCRMQGHTLLHTEAKGVIQTHFYIQKERD, encoded by the coding sequence GTGAGAAAAATTCAGCAACAGGTAAAGGTAGACTATGTTTATGATGCAGGGCCAGCTAGTTGTGGAGAGCTTATTATGAACATCTTTTTGAAGATGAAGGGCCTACATAAAGGAGAAATCATGGAAGTGATTTCCTACGACTTAGGGGCAGTGGAAGATGTTCCGGCCTGGTGCCGCATGCAAGGACACACATTGCTTCACACTGAAGCAAAAGGCGTAATCCAAACACATTTTTATATTCAAAAGGAGAGAGATTAA
- a CDS encoding DsrE family protein: MTNKFLVSLTNGKNDTDRATVAFVVANAAVASGKEVVVFLNIDGAYLSDKGYADDIHEGGFAPLKGLMDQFVEAGGLIWVCSPCHKKRELSEDNLIEGATIVGGAKVVEFLSEGAASITY, from the coding sequence ATGACAAACAAATTTCTAGTAAGTTTAACAAACGGGAAAAATGATACAGACAGAGCAACAGTAGCATTTGTCGTCGCTAACGCAGCAGTAGCCTCGGGGAAGGAAGTAGTTGTATTTTTAAATATTGATGGCGCTTACTTATCTGATAAAGGTTATGCCGACGATATCCATGAAGGTGGTTTTGCTCCATTAAAAGGTTTGATGGACCAGTTTGTTGAAGCAGGTGGACTAATTTGGGTATGCAGCCCATGTCATAAGAAGCGTGAACTAAGTGAGGACAACTTGATTGAAGGAGCAACCATCGTTGGTGGTGCAAAAGTAGTGGAGTTCCTATCCGAAGGTGCGGCATCTATTACATACTAA
- a CDS encoding sulfurtransferase TusA family protein, whose product MSQFFAHGMCDGGDLDCGSGLLLIIKKAMDPLEPGEILEVRSRERTVADDLPAWCRMVKHEFLGSELGENWTSYFVQKGGKTETLEKDLEAAKGYRWVVRTSNGNGLTAKVHSRNHSFIAGQPAEFSVKVEAPSAVDYLLASLSSCLLVGFKSHGSRRNIVIDHMELTLKGKLDNVLYHMDLDDVGSPRIIEVHGSFYITSPNEESELMKVWEKTLERSPIYQTLKNTVDIQLKFSIV is encoded by the coding sequence ATGTCTCAATTTTTTGCTCATGGTATGTGTGATGGAGGAGACCTGGATTGCGGTTCGGGACTTCTCTTAATAATTAAAAAAGCAATGGACCCATTAGAGCCAGGTGAGATACTGGAGGTTCGCAGCCGAGAACGAACAGTGGCGGACGATCTTCCAGCCTGGTGCAGGATGGTCAAACATGAGTTTTTAGGATCAGAATTAGGAGAGAACTGGACGAGTTATTTTGTACAAAAAGGTGGCAAGACCGAGACCTTGGAGAAGGACTTAGAAGCGGCTAAAGGCTATCGATGGGTAGTACGAACAAGCAACGGTAACGGATTGACAGCAAAAGTCCATTCTCGCAATCACAGCTTTATTGCTGGACAACCTGCAGAATTTAGCGTAAAGGTAGAGGCACCAAGTGCTGTAGACTATCTATTAGCTTCCCTATCCTCTTGCCTTTTGGTAGGGTTTAAATCCCACGGTTCACGGCGAAATATTGTAATTGACCATATGGAACTGACTTTAAAAGGGAAACTGGATAATGTTTTATACCATATGGACCTAGATGATGTTGGAAGTCCTCGTATCATTGAGGTTCACGGCAGTTTTTATATAACTTCCCCAAATGAGGAAAGTGAATTAATGAAAGTTTGGGAAAAAACGTTAGAACGTTCTCCTATCTATCAAACGTTAAAAAATACAGTAGATATTCAATTAAAGTTTTCTATAGTATAA
- a CDS encoding cobalamin-independent methionine synthase II family protein, translating into MTLPLIPTTVVGSWPRSKAVLNGLREKRAGRLTEEEFHRIADIAVIECIKLQEEAGVDLITDGEQRRDNFISFVADKIENVKMLSVADLLEYVEDKASFEEILGTLDVPAYSLTNPAAAGKISRKKPIALDEYLFAKQHTDKAVKVAIPGPYLLTRSMWVEGLSVATYPTKEDLAEDIVAVLREEIEELIAAGVPFIQLDEPVLTELVFTQKNANRTFMCGALTAKADAEEELAFAMELINKVTDGMLNKGSKIGLHICRGNWSTQEDTLLRGPYYPLMPYLAKLNVNQLVLEYATPRAGELHALEVFKDRDMEIGLGVVNPRIPEVERVEEIIARVKEAAKYIPLERLFLNPDCGFGTFAQRPMNTPEISVEKLKNIKKAAEVLRTELQTQEV; encoded by the coding sequence ATGACTTTACCATTAATCCCAACAACGGTGGTGGGAAGTTGGCCGCGTTCTAAGGCTGTACTAAATGGCTTACGAGAAAAACGTGCTGGCCGATTGACAGAAGAGGAGTTTCATAGAATTGCAGACATAGCTGTTATCGAATGCATAAAGCTTCAAGAAGAGGCGGGTGTGGACCTCATTACCGATGGGGAACAACGTCGTGACAACTTCATTTCCTTTGTTGCTGACAAAATTGAAAATGTGAAAATGCTCTCAGTTGCTGATCTTCTTGAATATGTGGAGGATAAAGCGAGTTTTGAAGAAATACTTGGAACGTTAGACGTTCCTGCATATTCCTTAACAAACCCTGCTGCAGCTGGAAAGATTAGTCGCAAAAAGCCGATCGCATTGGATGAATATTTATTTGCCAAGCAGCATACAGACAAGGCAGTAAAAGTAGCCATTCCTGGACCTTATTTATTAACACGGTCTATGTGGGTAGAAGGTCTATCTGTGGCAACGTATCCAACGAAGGAAGATCTTGCTGAAGATATTGTGGCAGTGTTACGGGAAGAGATCGAAGAATTAATTGCCGCAGGTGTGCCGTTCATTCAATTAGATGAACCGGTTCTGACAGAACTTGTATTTACGCAGAAAAATGCAAATCGTACGTTTATGTGCGGTGCATTAACAGCAAAGGCTGATGCAGAGGAAGAACTTGCTTTTGCCATGGAACTTATTAATAAAGTGACGGACGGTATGCTCAACAAAGGCTCGAAAATCGGTCTTCATATTTGCCGCGGGAACTGGAGCACCCAAGAAGATACGCTGCTTCGTGGACCGTATTATCCATTGATGCCATACTTAGCAAAACTCAATGTGAACCAGCTAGTTCTAGAATATGCAACCCCTCGGGCTGGTGAACTTCATGCATTAGAAGTCTTTAAAGATAGAGACATGGAAATTGGTCTAGGGGTTGTGAATCCACGCATTCCTGAGGTGGAAAGGGTAGAGGAAATCATTGCTCGTGTGAAGGAAGCAGCTAAGTATATTCCTTTGGAGCGTTTGTTCCTAAATCCGGATTGCGGTTTCGGTACTTTCGCCCAACGCCCAATGAACACCCCAGAAATTTCGGTCGAAAAATTGAAAAATATAAAGAAAGCAGCAGAGGTTTTACGTACCGAACTGCAAACCCAGGAGGTTTAA
- a CDS encoding OsmC family protein has product MSTQLTVNITGVGEGMKTEVKAKQFDFIIDEPPSFGGKDEGPDPLSVLLGSLISCKNVLINLVAKEMGFQLAGVAYEADGNLDLRGLMGDPSVRTYFETVSLKVVVDTEEPEERLAELQEKAEARCPVFQTLSAAGVELNTEWLKK; this is encoded by the coding sequence ATGTCAACGCAGCTAACAGTGAACATCACAGGTGTAGGTGAAGGTATGAAAACGGAAGTAAAGGCGAAACAATTCGATTTCATCATAGATGAGCCACCTAGTTTCGGTGGTAAAGACGAAGGTCCAGACCCATTGTCTGTATTATTAGGTTCGTTAATTTCGTGTAAAAACGTTTTGATTAACCTTGTAGCAAAAGAAATGGGCTTCCAATTAGCGGGGGTAGCCTATGAAGCTGACGGAAACTTAGATTTGCGTGGATTAATGGGTGATCCATCAGTACGTACTTATTTTGAAACAGTCTCCTTGAAAGTGGTAGTGGATACGGAGGAACCAGAGGAGAGGTTAGCTGAACTTCAAGAGAAGGCGGAAGCCCGCTGCCCAGTATTTCAAACGTTATCAGCAGCAGGAGTCGAGCTTAACACCGAGTGGCTGAAGAAGTAA
- the betA gene encoding choline dehydrogenase → MKKSYDFVIIGGGSAGSVLGDRLSADGTRSVLVLEAGRKDFSWDLLIQMPAALPFPAGKSLYDWRYETDPEPFMNGRRIKHARGKVLGGSGSINGMIYQRGNPLDYERWGADPGMETWDFAHCLPYFKKMENALAADPDDEYRGQNGPLKLERGPATNPLFQAFFDAAVEAGYSRTPDVNGYRQEGFGPFDKHVYKGQRFSPSRAYLHPAMGRENLTVETRAFVTSIDFNGTRAEGVTYRRNGKTHQVNAGEVILAGGAINTPQLLQLSGVGNADHLRSLGIKPVVDLPGVGENLQDHLEIYIQHACPLPVSEQPNLNKAKMPWIGLQWLLGRTGPAATNHFEGGGFVRSNEEVAYPNLMFHFLPVAVRYDGQKAKTAHGFQVHVGPMYSDARGSLKIRSTDPTEHPSMVFNYLSTEQDRREWIEAVKVSREILSQPAMAPYNSGEISPGPSVRTDEEILEWVKNDAETALHPSCTAKMGPASDPMAVVDPLTMKVHGLDNVRVVDASAMPYVTNGNIHAPVLMLAEKASDIILGLKPLEPLHLDFYRHEVQSARAVTIKS, encoded by the coding sequence ATGAAGAAATCATATGACTTTGTTATCATTGGCGGAGGTAGTGCAGGTTCTGTACTTGGGGACCGTCTAAGTGCAGATGGAACTCGTAGTGTTCTAGTTTTAGAGGCAGGAAGAAAAGATTTTTCATGGGATCTCTTAATTCAAATGCCAGCAGCTTTGCCGTTTCCAGCAGGGAAATCGCTCTATGACTGGAGATATGAAACCGACCCAGAACCTTTTATGAATGGACGCCGAATTAAGCATGCCCGTGGAAAAGTGCTCGGAGGTTCGGGCTCTATTAACGGCATGATTTATCAACGTGGGAATCCATTAGACTATGAACGTTGGGGAGCCGATCCAGGTATGGAAACGTGGGATTTTGCGCACTGTCTTCCTTATTTTAAGAAGATGGAAAATGCGCTAGCTGCAGACCCAGATGATGAATATCGTGGCCAAAATGGTCCTCTTAAGCTAGAACGTGGGCCAGCTACTAATCCTTTATTCCAAGCCTTCTTTGACGCAGCTGTCGAGGCTGGCTATTCTCGAACTCCGGATGTGAACGGTTATCGACAAGAAGGTTTCGGTCCGTTTGATAAACACGTATACAAGGGGCAACGGTTCTCACCATCACGAGCATATCTGCACCCAGCTATGGGACGTGAGAATTTAACTGTGGAGACTCGTGCTTTCGTTACAAGTATTGATTTCAATGGGACCAGAGCGGAAGGTGTGACATATCGAAGAAACGGGAAAACCCACCAAGTCAATGCAGGTGAGGTAATACTCGCTGGTGGTGCTATTAACACGCCGCAGCTACTCCAACTGTCGGGTGTGGGTAATGCAGACCACTTACGTTCACTTGGTATCAAGCCAGTAGTTGATCTTCCAGGTGTAGGTGAAAACCTTCAAGATCATCTTGAAATCTACATCCAACACGCTTGTCCGTTACCGGTTTCCGAACAGCCTAATTTAAATAAAGCAAAGATGCCTTGGATTGGTTTACAATGGCTACTTGGACGTACAGGTCCAGCTGCGACGAACCACTTTGAAGGTGGCGGATTCGTTCGTTCGAATGAAGAAGTTGCTTATCCGAACCTGATGTTCCATTTTCTTCCGGTAGCGGTTCGTTACGATGGACAAAAAGCAAAGACAGCCCATGGGTTCCAGGTTCACGTCGGGCCTATGTACTCTGATGCACGTGGGAGTTTGAAAATTCGTTCGACTGATCCAACTGAGCACCCGAGTATGGTCTTTAACTACCTATCTACTGAACAAGACCGTCGGGAGTGGATTGAAGCGGTAAAAGTTTCACGAGAGATCCTATCTCAGCCAGCTATGGCACCATACAATTCGGGAGAAATCTCACCAGGTCCTTCTGTTCGTACAGACGAGGAGATCTTAGAATGGGTGAAGAACGATGCTGAGACCGCACTTCATCCGAGTTGTACGGCAAAGATGGGGCCGGCTTCAGATCCAATGGCTGTTGTAGATCCGCTAACGATGAAAGTTCACGGCCTTGATAATGTCCGAGTAGTCGATGCGTCTGCCATGCCTTATGTCACTAACGGCAATATCCACGCACCAGTGTTGATGTTAGCGGAAAAGGCGTCTGACATCATCCTTGGGCTGAAACCGCTCGAGCCACTTCATCTAGACTTCTATCGTCATGAAGTGCAGTCGGCAAGGGCAGTTACAATAAAAAGTTAG
- a CDS encoding ABC transporter permease yields MRNTIKVAKWEIKRNIKNKSFLIGLFITPLIFILFMVVPSLFSDKEEATSTKVMVNDQLNVYTELEAMVDRSEFNWILEPSDISESEVENELKESENTAYLFIDERALNEGIVPVYMSDEINSFFVNQVQLLATPIQALQIEKLGVSTEELALITKGITFIEPTSEESSSNESSGGMTAKELERMVPGAFAGFIMLSIVFTGMAIFQSASDEKKNKIAEIILSSLTPGELMQGKIIGYFALGIIQTIVSIVLVLPVLSWRIDIPFMEYLFVPELAILIIIALLGYLLFAALFVGVGATMSDISTAGNFQGLIMMLPFAPFIFIGPVFGDPSGLMAQIGTYIPFTTPGVLILRLSLLEEWPWVEIIIALAILAISAWLFMKLAGKIFKVGILMYGKNASPKEIMKWLRA; encoded by the coding sequence ATGCGTAACACCATTAAAGTAGCTAAGTGGGAAATTAAACGTAATATTAAGAATAAGTCCTTTCTAATTGGCCTATTTATAACACCCCTGATTTTTATATTATTTATGGTAGTACCCAGTCTTTTTAGTGACAAAGAAGAAGCAACATCTACGAAAGTAATGGTTAATGATCAGCTAAATGTTTATACAGAATTAGAGGCAATGGTTGATCGTAGTGAGTTTAATTGGATTTTAGAACCATCAGATATTAGCGAGTCAGAGGTAGAAAATGAATTAAAAGAAAGCGAAAATACGGCATATCTTTTCATTGATGAACGAGCACTGAATGAAGGAATAGTTCCTGTTTATATGAGTGATGAGATAAATTCATTTTTTGTTAATCAAGTTCAACTATTAGCAACACCAATCCAAGCTCTGCAAATAGAGAAATTGGGTGTGTCCACGGAAGAACTAGCACTGATTACTAAAGGTATTACCTTCATTGAGCCAACATCTGAAGAATCCTCATCTAATGAATCTAGTGGTGGCATGACAGCAAAAGAGCTAGAACGAATGGTACCAGGGGCCTTTGCTGGATTCATTATGCTTTCAATTGTTTTTACTGGAATGGCGATTTTCCAAAGCGCATCTGATGAAAAGAAAAATAAAATTGCTGAAATTATCCTATCATCATTAACACCTGGCGAATTAATGCAAGGAAAAATAATTGGATATTTTGCATTAGGCATCATTCAGACCATCGTTTCTATTGTTTTAGTACTTCCAGTTCTTAGTTGGCGAATCGATATACCATTCATGGAGTATTTATTTGTTCCAGAACTAGCGATACTAATAATTATTGCATTATTAGGTTATTTACTCTTTGCTGCACTATTCGTAGGAGTCGGTGCTACGATGTCAGACATTAGTACCGCTGGTAACTTTCAAGGTCTAATTATGATGCTACCATTTGCTCCATTTATATTTATTGGACCAGTATTTGGTGACCCAAGTGGACTTATGGCACAAATAGGCACCTATATACCATTCACAACACCAGGAGTGCTCATTCTTCGCCTTTCATTATTGGAAGAATGGCCTTGGGTCGAAATTATCATTGCTTTAGCTATTTTAGCTATTAGTGCTTGGTTATTTATGAAACTAGCCGGCAAGATATTTAAAGTAGGAATATTAATGTATGGCAAGAATGCTTCTCCAAAAGAAATTATGAAATGGTTACGTGCATAA
- a CDS encoding ABC transporter ATP-binding protein — protein METMLTVENLGKSFKEVRVLQNISFEVRKGEIMAILGPNGAGKSTTIRNIMGIMYPDEGSITFHNHLDIPRNKIGYLPEERGLYKNVKIMDILLYLAELKDYPLKKAKERALDYLKKFDLEGKENVSVEELSKGMGQKVQFVASIIHEPEFLILDEPFSGLDPVSQNIFKEEIRKLAKKGTAILLSSHQMNIVEELADRLFMINKGQKVIYGTMDEVKTEYANFKCTIRGKNEKSTLERLPEVQRVEQDGNTSILYLTNNVNPATWIKHLPEQLIINELNIDRITLHEIFIDIATGKSGMERVGELNA, from the coding sequence ATGGAAACAATGTTAACCGTGGAAAATTTGGGCAAGTCATTTAAAGAAGTAAGGGTTCTTCAAAACATTTCCTTTGAAGTTAGGAAAGGAGAAATCATGGCAATACTAGGCCCTAATGGTGCTGGAAAATCAACTACAATACGTAATATTATGGGAATTATGTATCCGGATGAGGGTTCCATTACATTTCACAACCACCTTGATATCCCACGAAACAAAATTGGCTACTTGCCTGAAGAGCGTGGTTTATACAAAAATGTAAAAATAATGGACATTTTATTGTACCTTGCAGAACTCAAAGATTATCCACTTAAGAAAGCAAAAGAACGAGCACTAGATTACTTGAAAAAATTTGATCTAGAAGGAAAAGAAAACGTATCCGTTGAAGAGCTTTCAAAAGGGATGGGGCAAAAAGTACAATTTGTAGCTTCAATTATCCATGAACCTGAATTCCTTATTCTGGATGAGCCATTCTCAGGCCTTGACCCAGTTAGTCAAAATATCTTTAAAGAGGAAATACGTAAATTAGCCAAGAAAGGAACCGCTATTCTATTATCCTCTCATCAAATGAATATAGTAGAAGAGTTAGCAGATCGCTTATTCATGATAAACAAAGGGCAAAAAGTTATCTATGGAACGATGGATGAAGTTAAAACGGAATATGCCAATTTCAAATGTACCATCCGAGGAAAAAATGAAAAAAGTACTTTAGAGCGACTCCCAGAAGTACAGCGAGTGGAACAAGATGGGAATACATCGATCTTATACTTAACTAATAATGTGAACCCAGCCACATGGATAAAACATCTACCTGAACAGTTAATTATAAATGAATTAAACATTGATCGAATTACCTTACATGAAATATTCATTGATATTGCGACAGGTAAAAGTGGAATGGAGAGAGTAGGTGAATTAAATGCGTAA
- a CDS encoding alpha/beta fold hydrolase, whose amino-acid sequence MGKVRQDFVQVKGRRIFINIVGEGEVIIFLHGGPGSNHKFFLPHVLPLSENFKLVLYDQSGCGKSDHLVNNDYSMEDEVETLEMLRQKLKLDKLNLFGESWGTILALLYATTHPDKVNKLFLTAAIGISSNGYKQFPKELLKRMTILDKIKLFIVDKKMKKGKASMKEMLKVIDPYYVYSCDNLQKKDQTPINSVVNNRIGTDISNNYDLIPKVHALSNIPIIVAQGSDDIIKPTKIKELLLDYIPHARLVEIENSGHWTVVEKSSELNRIATEFFQ is encoded by the coding sequence TTGGGTAAAGTTAGGCAGGACTTTGTTCAAGTTAAAGGCAGGAGGATATTTATAAATATAGTAGGTGAGGGAGAAGTTATTATTTTCCTTCATGGTGGTCCTGGTAGTAATCATAAATTCTTTCTCCCCCATGTGCTACCATTATCCGAGAATTTCAAACTAGTTTTATATGATCAAAGTGGTTGTGGTAAGTCCGATCACTTAGTAAATAACGACTATTCAATGGAGGATGAAGTGGAAACTCTAGAGATGCTTAGGCAAAAGCTTAAGTTAGATAAGCTAAACTTATTTGGTGAATCTTGGGGTACAATACTTGCATTACTTTATGCCACCACGCATCCTGACAAGGTAAATAAATTATTTTTAACGGCAGCAATTGGAATTAGTTCCAATGGTTACAAACAATTCCCAAAAGAGCTATTAAAAAGAATGACGATACTAGATAAAATTAAACTTTTCATAGTCGATAAAAAAATGAAAAAAGGTAAAGCAAGTATGAAAGAAATGTTGAAAGTAATAGATCCTTATTATGTATATTCGTGCGATAATTTACAAAAGAAAGATCAGACACCTATTAATAGTGTAGTAAACAATCGCATAGGTACTGATATTAGCAATAATTATGATTTAATTCCTAAGGTACACGCGTTATCAAATATTCCTATCATTGTCGCACAAGGAAGCGATGATATTATAAAACCAACTAAAATAAAGGAGCTTCTTTTAGATTATATACCTCATGCTAGGTTAGTTGAAATTGAAAACAGTGGACACTGGACTGTTGTAGAGAAATCATCTGAACTAAATAGAATAGCAACAGAATTTTTTCAGTAA
- a CDS encoding RNA polymerase sigma factor translates to MEEGLKKERLHEWYHFYSEDIYRFILMMLGDDEQAKDLTHDTFIKAYNSMDLFKGDVNDKNWLYFIARNITIDYMRKRKPILFMIDSFSAVISKNHIPDNIALLGEREEQLYCSLRKLKRSYRELIILRKIKELSIRETAEVLNWSEGKVKVTLHRALLALKNQMEKEGFYYETI, encoded by the coding sequence TTGGAAGAAGGATTAAAAAAAGAAAGATTACATGAATGGTACCATTTTTATAGTGAAGATATTTACCGATTTATCCTAATGATGTTAGGTGATGATGAACAGGCGAAAGACCTAACCCATGATACTTTTATTAAGGCATATAACAGTATGGACTTATTCAAGGGTGATGTAAACGATAAGAACTGGCTATATTTTATTGCAAGAAATATTACGATTGATTATATGCGTAAAAGAAAACCGATATTGTTTATGATCGATTCTTTTAGTGCGGTTATATCTAAAAATCATATTCCGGATAATATTGCCCTTTTAGGAGAAAGGGAAGAACAATTGTATTGTTCTTTAAGGAAGTTAAAACGTTCTTATAGAGAGTTGATTATCTTAAGAAAAATTAAAGAATTGTCAATTCGTGAAACAGCTGAAGTCTTAAATTGGAGCGAAGGAAAGGTAAAGGTTACGTTGCATCGGGCGTTGTTAGCTTTAAAAAATCAAATGGAAAAAGAGGGGTTCTATTATGAAACAATATAA